The stretch of DNA TCGCCGGTGGCGATGGCGGCGGCGGTGATCGCCTTCGTGTGCGTGTTCTGCGCGGTGTTCGCGCCGTGGGTGGCACCGCACAACCCCTTCGACATTTCCACGCTGGAGTTGAGCCACGCGCAATTGCCGCCGGCGCTCGAGGCGCACGCGATGCCGCGGCCCGGGGACGGCGCGCGCCACTACTTGCTGGGCACCGACGACCAGGGCCGCGACATCCTGTCGGTGCTGATGTACGGCGCCCGCGTATCGCTGGTAGTCGGCGTGGTCTCGGTGCTGCTGTCCACGCTGATCGGCGTCGCGCTGGGCCTCGCGGCCGGCTACTTCGGTGGCTGGGTCGACGGCTTCCTCATGCGCCTGTGCGACGTCATGCTCAGCTTCCCGGCGATCCTGATCGCGCTGCTGATCGCCGGCGTCGGCCGCGCGCTGTTTCCGAACGCCGCGAACACGGTGGCCTTCGGCGTGCTGATCCTGGCGATCACGCTGACCGGCTGGGTGCAATACGCGCGTACCGTGCGCGGCTCCACCTTGGTGGAGCGCAACAAGGAATACGTGCAGGCCGCGCGCGTCACCGGCGTGCCGCCGATGCGCATCATGCGGCGGCACGTGCTGCCCAACGTGCTGGGGCCGGTGCTGGTGCTCGCCACCATCCAGGTGGCCACGGCCATCATCACCGAAGCCACGCTGTCCTACCTGGGCGTGGGCGTGCCGCCCACGCAGCCTTCGCTGGGCACCCTGATCCGCAACGGCAACGACTTCCTGATGTCGGGGCAGTGGTGGATCGCTGTCTTCCCCGGGCTCATGCTGATCCTGATCGCGCTGTCGGTGAACCTGCTCGGGGACTGGCTGCGCGACGCACTGAACCCGAGGCTGCGATGAGTCTTCTGCAAGTCCAGAACCTCGTCGTCGAATTCCCGACGCGCCGCGGCACGCTGCGCGCGCTGGACGACATCAGCTTCGAGATCGCGCCCGGCGAAGTGCTGGGCGTGGTCGGTGAGTCGGGCGCGGGCAAGTCGCTCACGGGCGCTTCCATCATCGGCCTGCTGGAGCCGCCCGGGCGCGTGGCCTCGGGGCAGATCCTGCTGGAAGGCCAGCGCATCGACCACCTGCCGCACGACAAGATGCGGCATATCCGCGGCCGCAAGATCGGGGCGATCTTCCAGGACCCGCTGACTTCGCTGAATCCGCTGTACACCATCGGCCGCCAGCTGGTGGAGACCATCCAGGCGCACCTGCCGGTGAATGCGGCGGAGGCGCGCCGGCGCGCCATCAGCCTGCTGGAAGACACCGGCATCCCGGCGGCGGCGCAGCGCATCGACCACTATCCGCACCAGTTCTCCGGCGGCATGCGGCAGCGCGTGGTGATCGCGCTGGCGCTGGCGGCAGAGCCGAAGCTGATCGTCGCCGACGAGCCGACCACCGCGCTGGACGTGTCGATCCAGGCGCAGATCATCCAGCTGCTGAAGCGCATCTGCCGCGACCGCGGCGCGGCGGTCATGCTGATCACGCACGACATGGGCGTGATCGCCGAGACCTGCGACCGCGTGGCCGTGATGTACGCGGGCCGCATCGCGGAGATCGGCCCGGTGCACGAGGTGATCAACCAGCCGGCGCATCCCTACACGCTGGGCTTGATGGCCAGCATCCCCGACATGGAAACGGACCGCGAGCGCCTGAACCAGATCGACGGCGCGATGCCGCGCCTGAACGCCATCCCGCGCGGCTGCGCCTACAACCCGCGCTGCCCGCGCGCCTTCGAGCGCTGCGCGCAGCAGCGGCCCGACCTGCTGAACGCCGGCGCCACGCGCGCCGCGTGCTGGCTGCACGACGCGGAGGCGGCATGACCACCGTGATGGACGCAGGACTGCCGGCGCGCGCAGCCGCGGCACCCACCACCAATGCACCCCTCGTCCAGGCCCGCGACCTCGCCAAGGCCTTCGACGTCTCCCCGCCCTGGCTCAACCGCGTCCTCGAACGCAAGCCGCGCGTGCTGCTGCATGCCGTCGATGGCGTCAGCTTCGACATCCGCGCGGGCGAGACGCTGGCGCTGGTGGGCGAGTCGGGTTGCGGCAAGAGCACGGTGGCACGCCTGCTGGTGGGCCTGTACGAGCCCTCGCGCGGCGGCCTCACGTTCGACGGCCAGGACGCGCATGCAGCGTACAAGTCGGGCGAAGGACGCAAGCTGCGCCGCCGCATCCAGATGATCTTCCAGGATCCGTATGCGAGCCTGAATCCGCGCTGGAAGGTGGAAGCCATCGTCGGCGAGCCACTGCAGGAGCACGGGCTCGTCACCGACCCCGCGCAGCTGAAGGCGCGCGTGGGCGAACTGCTGGCGTCCGTCGGCCTGAGCCCGCAGGACATGGTGAAGTACCCGCACCAGTTTTCCGGCGGCCAGCGGCAGCGCATCTCGATCGCGCGCGCTCTCGCGACGCAGCCCGAGTTCCTGGTGTGCGATGAACCCACGTCCGCGCTGGACGTGAGCGTGCAAGCGCAGGTCCTCAACATCATGAAGGACCTGCAGCGCGAGCGCGGCCTGACCTACCTGTTCATCTCGCACAACCTCGCGGTGGTGCGGCACGTGAGCGACCAGGTTGGCGTGATGTACCTCGGTCGCCTGGTCGAACTGGCTGGCAAGCACCAGCTGTTCGGGCAGCCGCGGCATCCGTACACGCGCATGCTGCTGGACGCGATCCCGAAGATGCACGACACCGGCCGCGCCCGCACGCCGGTGCAGGGCGAGGTGCCGAACCCGTTGAATCCGCCGAGCGGCTGCGCTTTCAATCCGCGGTGTCCGCATGCGAACGAGCGGTGCCGCGTCGAGCGGCCCGCACTGCTCGAGATTGCTGGCGTGCGCGTGGCTTGCCACGCGGTGGAAGAGGGCCGGATCTAGGCGCGCTGCGGCGCAATCTCCTTTCGGAACAGCGACTTCCCCTCGATGTCCCGCAGGTCCACCGCCAGCCCGCGCGCATCGACGTTCACCTCGCCGAAGAACTGCATCCCCGCCAGCGGCGAGAGATTCGCCTGGCCTGCAGCCGGTGCCTTCTGGAACACCACCTGCGGCCCGAAGGTGTTGTCCAGCGGATTGGGGCCAAAGGTGCCCGCGTGCAGCGGCCCACCGACGAACTCCCAGAACGGGTCGAAGTCGCGGAACACCGCCTGCTTCGGGTCGTAGTAGTGCGCCGCGGCGTAGTGCACGTCCGCCGTCAGCCACACCACGTTGCGCACCTTGTGCCGCTTCAGGAACGAGAACAGCTGCGCGAACTCGAACTCGCGCCCCAGCACCGGGCCGTTGCCGTTGGCGACGGCCTCCCACCTGTCGCGGCCTTGCGCGTCCTTGCCATCCGGCACGCCGAGGCCGATGGGCATGTCGGCCGCGACCACCTTCCACGTCGCCTTGGAGCTGGCCAGCCCGCGCTGCAGCCAGGCCAGTTGCTCGGCGCCCAGGAAGGCGGTGTCGGGGCCCGGCTGCTCCTGCCGGTTGTAGCCGTTCGGGCCGCGGTAGCTGCGCATGTCCAGCACGAACACTTCCAGCAGCGGCCCGTACGAGAAGCGGCGATACACGCGCTGCGACTCGCTGGCCTGGAAGGGCCGCATCGGCGCGTAGTCCAAGAAGGCGCGGGCGCCGCGCGCCGTCATCAGCGGCACGTTCTTCTCGGTGTAGCGCGCGTCGCCCATGACAGACTTGGAGTCCGACCAGTTGTTCATCACCTCGTGGTCGTCCCACTGCCAGATCTGCGGCACTTCGGCGTTGAAGCGGCGCATGTTGGCGTCCAGCAGGTTGTAGCGGTAGCGGCCGCGGAATTCGTCCAGGGTCTCGGCCACCTTGGCGACTTCGGGCGTGACGATGTTCTTCCACACCTGGTCGCCTTCGGCGGTGGCGGTCTCCTTGATCGGGCCGTCGGCGTAGATCGTGTCGCCGCTGTGGATGAAGAAGGCCGGCTCGCGCCTGCGCATGGATTCGTAGATGCGCATGCCGCCGAAGTCCGGGTTGATGCCCCAGCCCTGGCCGGCGGTGTCGCCGCCCCACAGGAAGCGGATGGACCCGGGCTTGCCGGCGGGAATGCGCGTGCGGCCAATCACCGGCTCGCCGATGGCACGTTCGTTGTCCAGGCCCTGGAAGCTGACGCGGACGAACACCTCGCGGCCCTGCGGCAGGCCGCTCAGGTCCTGGCGCGCGGTGAAGTCGCTGCTTTCAAGTGCGTAAGGTCCGACGATGCGGGTGGCGTTGGCGAAGCGCGCGTCGGTGGACCACTCGACGACCATGCGGGCCGGCATGTCGCTGCGGCTCCACACCATCAGGCGGTCGCCCAGCGGGTCGCCGAGCTGCAGGCCCTGGGCGGCGGCGGGACGCGCGGACTGCGCGGCGACGATGCCAGGTGCGGCGAGGCCGGCGGCGGTGGACTTCAGGAAATGTCGGCGATCGATCATTGTTTCCTCCTCGTGGACGCAAATCGTCCACGCTAAGGCGCGATCGCGACAGCTGCGTGACGCTTACGCGTAACGCTTCGTCCGCAGGTTGTTCTTCATCTCCCGCAACAGCGGCTGCAGCCTGCCGCCGCCGATGCGCAACGCCACTGTGGTGGCCAGGATGTCGATGATCAGCAGGTGCAGCAGCCGCGACACCATCGGGCTGTAGCGGTCGTAGCCTTCGGGGTGGTCCGCCGCCAGGTGGATGTGGCCGGCGGTGGCCAGCGGCGAGCCGGTGGCGGTGATGACGATGGTGGTGGCGCCGTTGCGCCGCGCAATGTCGCAGGCATCCATCAGGTCGCGCGTGCGGCCCGAGTTGGAGACGACGACGACGCAGTCACCCGGCCCCAGCAAGGTGGCGCCCATCACCTGCATGTGGCCGTCGCTGTAGGCGATGGTGTTCACGCCCAGCCGGAAGAACTTGTGCTGCGCGTCCTGCGCCACGATGCCGGAGTTGCCGGCGCCGTAGAACTCGATGCGCCGCCCCGTCTTGTAGGTGGCAGCCAGCACCTCCACCGCCTTCTCGATCGCGAAGGTGCTGGCGTCGTTGCGGTACTTCAGGAAGGCGGCGACGGCGTTGTCGATCACCTTCACCATCACGTCGCTGGTCTTGTCGTCCGGGTCCACGCTGCGGTGGATGAAGGGCACGCCCTCGCTCACGCTGCCCGCCAGCTTCAGCTTGAAGTCCGACAGGCCGTCGTAGCCCATGCTGCGGCAGAAGCGCACGACCGTCGGCTTGCTGACGTGCGCGCGGTCGGCGAGCTCGCTGACCGGCAGGTTGGCGAAGGCGCGCGGGTCTCCGAGCACCAGCTTCGCCACGCGCTGCTCCGCGGGCGCCAGCGAGGGCATGGAGGCCTTGATCCGATCTAGCATTCTTCAGCCCAGCAGAAGCCATCGCGCGCGATCATGGCCGACGACGCCGACGGCCCCCAGGTGCCGGCCGCATAAGGCCGCGGACCGCGCGTGTCGTTGCCCCAGTGCTCCATGATCGGCTCGACCCAGCGCCAGGCTTCTTCCTGTTCGTCGCTGCGCACGAACAGGTTCAGGCGCCCGGCGATCACGTCCAGCAGCAGGCGCTCGTAGGCGCCCACGCGCTCGGAACCGAAACGCTTGTCGAAGTCCAGGTCCAGGTGCACCGGCGTCAGCGTGTGGCCATTGCTGCGGCGGTTGTCCTGGCCTTGCGCCAGCATGTGCATCTCCAGGCCGTCGCGCGGCTGCAGGTGGATGACGAGCCGGTTGGTGGCGCCGGGCGGCGCATTGAAGATTGCGTGCGGCGCTTCGCGGAAGTTGACCACGATGTGCGCCTCGCGCTCGGCCAGCCGCTTGCCGGTGCGGATGTAGAAGGGCACGCCGGCCCAGCGCCAGCTGGAGATGTCGGCGCGCAGCGCGACGAAGGTCTCGGTGTTGCTCTCCGGGTCCACGCCCGGCTCCTCGCGGTAGGCCGGCGCCGGCTGGCCGTTGATGACGCCGCCGGCGTACTGGCCGCGCACCACGTGCTGGTCCAGCATTTCGGGCGTCCAGGGCTTCAGCGAGCGCAGCACCTTCAGCTTCTCGTCGCGGATCGCGTCGGCATGCGCGTTGATCGGCGGCTCCATCGCGATGGCGCACAGCAGCTGCAGCGCGTGGTTCTGCACCATGTCGCGCAGCGCGCCGGTCTGGTCGTAGAAAGCGCCGCGCTTCTCCACGCCCAGTTCCTCGGCGATGGTGATCTGGATGTTGGAGATGTGTTCGCGGCGCCAGACCGGCTCGAACACCGCGTTGCCGAAGCGCATGGCGAACAGGTTCTGCACCGCCGGCTTGCCCAGGTAGTGGTCGATGCGGAAAATCTGCTTTTCGGGGAAGACCTTGCGCACCGCCTCGTTGATGGCGCGGTTGGATTCGAGGTCGTGGCCCAGCGGCTTTTCCAGCACCAGGCGCGTGTTGGGCCGGTTCAGGCCGGCGGCGGCCAGCTGCTGCACGCAGGTGGCGAACAGGTTGGGCGCGGTGGCCAGGTACATTACCACCGTGTCGGCGCGGCGTTCGCGCAGCATGCTGGCGAGGTTCTGGTAGTCCTTGGGTTGCGACAGGTCCAGGCGGACAAAGTGCAGCAGGCCGGCGAAGCGCTCGAACTCTTCCGGCGTCGGCCGCTTGGCCAGGTCCACGGCGTCGAAGCGGGAGCGAATGAGTTCGCGGTACTGCGCGTCGCTGAGGTCATCGCGGGCGATGCCGATGATGCGGCCACCTTCCGGCAAGCTGCCGTGGCGGAAGGCCTGGAACAGGGCGGGCATCAGCTTGCGCCAGGCGAGGTCGCCGGTGCCGCCAAACAGGACTAGGTCGAAGCTCATGGCCTTCAATGTAACTTAGTTTCATGGCCGTGGGCAAGCAGAGCGACAGCAGCCGATGGGCGGCTGAGCGAGGGTGTAATTCCGTTACTTACGTGCCGAGGTCGAACCACGGCCGAGCGAGGGCCGCACCATAATTGCCGGCATGAACCAACTGGACGCCTTGAAGCAGTACACGACGGTCGTGGCCGACACCGGTGACTTCCGCCAGCTCGCACAATTCCGGCCGCAGGACGCCACCACCAACCCGTCGCTGATCCTGAAGGCGGTGCAGAAGCCCGAGTACAAGCACCTGGCCGAGGAGACGCTGCAGCGCCACCACAACGAGCCGCTCGACGAGCAGATGGACCGGCTGATCGTGCGCTTCGGCACCGAGATCCTGCAGCACATCCCGGGCCGCGTCTCCACCGAAGTGGACGCTCGCCTGAGTTTCGACACCGATGCCACCATCGCTCGCGGCGAGCGCCTGATCGAGCTGTACCAGGCGGCCGGCGTGCCCATCGACCGCGTGCTGATCAAGGTGGCCTCCACCTGGGAAGGCATCCAGGCAGCGGCGCGGCTTCAGCAGCGCGGCATCAATTGCAACCTGACGCTGCTGTTCTCCTTCTGCCAGGCCGTGGCCTGCGGCCAGGCGCGCGTGCAGCTCATCTCGCCCTTTGTCGGCCGCATCTACGACTGGTACAAGAAGAGCGCGGGCAGCAACTGGGACGAGGCCGCGAGCTCCGGTGCCAACGACCCAGGCGTCAAGTCGGTGCGGCAGATCTTCGAGTATTACAAGCACTTCGACATCCGCACCGAGGTGATGGGCGCGAGCTTCCGCAACACGGGCCAGATCCTGGCCCTGGCCGGCTGCGACCTGCTGACCATCAGCCCCGAGCTGCTGGCGCAACTGGCCGCGAGCGAGGCGCCGGTGCAGCGCGCTCTCGATCCCGCCCAGGCCAAGGCGATGAAGATCGCCCCGGTGAACTACGACGAAGCGCAGTTCCGCTGGGCGCTGAACGAAGACGCGATGGGCACCGAGAAGCTGTCCGAGGGCATCCGCGCCTTCGCCGTCGACGCGGTGAAGCTCGAAAACCTGCTGAAGGCGATCTGAGTCCATGGCCCCTACGCGTATGCGCTGCGACCAGGCCGCGGCCTGGCAACTGCTGCAGGACCAGTACCAACAGGCCGGCCGCCTCTTCGATGCGCGCGCCGCCTTCGTGCAGGAGCCGGACCGCTTCGGCACTCTCAGCCAGGAAGCGCCGGAGCTGTTTGCCGATCTCTCCAAGAACCTGGTCGACGAACGCACGGAGCAATTGCTACTGCAGCTCGCACGTGAGTGCGGGCTGGAAGCGCATCGCGACGCCATGTTCGCCGGCGAGCGCATCAACAACACCGAGAACCGCGCGGTCAAGCACTGGCTGCTGCGCGCGCCGCGCATCGCAGGCGACGCCGATTCGACCGCGGTGCACGAGACGCTCGATGCGATGCTGGCATACGCCGAGCAAGTGCGGGCCGACGCGGCGATCACCGACGTCGTCAACATCGGCATCGGCGGCTCCGACCTCGGGCCGCAGATGGCCGTGGCGGCGCTGGACGGCTTCCGCATCGAAGGCAAGCGCTTCCACTTCGTCTCCAACATCGACGGCCACGAGCTGGCCGGCGTGCTGCGCGAGTTGCGTCCCGAAAGCACGCTGTTCCTCATCGCCTCCAAGACCTTCACGACGCTGGAGACGATGACCAACGCCCGGTCGGCGAAGGCCTGGTTCGAACAGCAGGGCGGCCGCGACATCGCGCGGCACTTCGCGGCGCTCACCACCAACGTGGAAGCCGCGCGCGCTTTCGGCATCAACACCACCTTCCCGTTCTGGGACTGGGTGGGCGGCCGCTATTCGCTGTGGTCGGCCATCGGCCTGCCGATCGCCATCGCCATCGGCGCCACCGGCTTCCGCCAGCTGCTGGCCGGCGCCCATGCGATGGACCAGCACTTCCGCGCGGCGCCGCTGGAGCGCAACCTGCCGGCGCGGCTGGGCCTGCTCGACGTCTGGTACCGCAACTTCCACGGCTTCGGCAGCCGCAGCATCGCGCCTTACCACTCGGCGCTGCGCCGCCTGCCGGCCTACCTGCAGCAGCTGGAGATGGAAAGCAACGGCAAGAGCGTCGACGCGCAGGGCCGCGCGCTGGACTACGGCACCTCGCCGGTGCTGTGGGGCGAGCCGGGCACCAACGGCCAGCACGCCTACTTCCAGATGCTGCACCAGGGCACGGACCGCGTGCCGGTGGAGTTCATCGCCGTGCGCAGCGCCGCGCACGGACTGCCGCAGCACCACGAACTGCTGTTGGCGAACGCGTTGGCGCAGGCCCAGGCGCTGCTGCAAGGCAAGGCCGACCCGGGCGGCCACCGCAACTTCAGCGGCAACCGGCCCAGCACCTTCTTCCTGCTGGAAGCGCTGACGCCCGCCAGCCTGGGCGCGCTGCTGGCGCTGTACGAGCACCGCGTGTTCACCAGCGGCAGCCTCTGGGGAATCGACAGCTTCGACCAGTGGGGCGTGGAGCTGGGCAAGGTGCTGGCGCAGGACATCGCGCCGCGGCTGGCCAACGGCGAGACGCAGGGGCTCGACCCGTCCACCGCCGGCCTGCTGCAGCGGCTGCGGGGCGCCTGAGGCACCATCGCCATGCCGGCCTCCACAGGCCGGCTGCCTGCGCCTATCATCCGGCCCGGAGGAGAGCGCAGCATGAACTTCACCGACGCCGTCAAGGCCTGCTTCAACAAGTACGCCACCTTCTCGGGACGCGCCACGCGGCCGGAGTTCTGGTGGTTCGTGCTGTTCCAGATGATCGTGCTGGTGGTGGCCGGCATGCTGGGCAAGTTCGCGTACTGCCTGGCGGTGGCGGCGCTGTTCGTGCCCGCCATCGCAGTGGGCACGCGCCGCCTGCACGACATCGGCAAGAGCGGCTGGTTCCAGCTGCTCTACCTGATCCCCGTCATCGGCTTCTTCGTGCTGCTGTACTGGTTCCTGCAAGCCAGCGGCGGCCCCAATGACTACGGCAACCCCGAGGTGACGCCGTATTCGCCGACGGTGATGCCCGGGCCCGGACCAGGCCCGCGCTAACCCCCCGGCCCCCCTGCCTGGAGGGGGCGGGCTCCGGGTTTACCCCGGGACAATCGCACGCAGCCAGCCGCCGGCCCGGGCGGCAATCCAGACCAGGAGACTGCATGCCCATCGTCCTCGACTACCGCATCGAGAACCTCGACGACCACGTCGGCCGCGATTTCGGCCTGACCGAGCCCGTGAAGGTGAGCCAGGCGCTCATCGACCAGTTCGCCCAGTGCAGCCGCGATGCGCAGTGGATCCACGTGGACGTGGACCGGGCCCGCGCGTCCGCCATGGGCACGACCATCGCGCACGGCCTGCTGACGCTGTCGCTGACCACCGCGGCGCAGTACGAGCTGGGTGTGTTCCCGGAAGACGCGAGCCAGGTGCTGAACTACGGCCTCGATAAGGTGCGCTTCCTGTCGCCGGTGCCGTCGGGTGCCAGCGTGGCGATCCGCGTGGAGCTCACCGGCGTCGAGCGCAAGGGCTCCGGCCGCACCCTCGTCCGCTGCCGCAACACTGCGTACGTGGCCGATGCCCTCGAGCGGCCGGTGATGGTGGCGGACGCCCTCTACATGCTGGTGGCGTGAAGGAGGGATGACCTTGTTCGACATCTCCACCATCGACCGTTCCTTCGCCCGTTACTGGGAAAAGCAGTCCGACTTCTGGGCCCGCACGCTGTCCGGCCAGCAGCCCGAAGGCGCTGCCGACCGCCGCTTTCCCGGCGAGCAGTGGGACCGCTACCCCTTCAACCTGCTGCGCCAGAACTACCTGCTGAATTCGCAGTTCGTGGACGGCGTGGTCGACTCCGCCGCGATGGAGCCCGCGCAGAAGCACAAGCTGCGCTTCTTCTCGCGCCAGGTCGTCGACGCGATGAGCCCGGCGAACTTCGCCGCGACCAACCCCGACGCCTTGCAGGCGATGGTGGATTCGCGCGGCGAAACCGTGCAGGCGGGCCTGGCCAACTTCATGGAAGACGCCTCCCGCGGCCGCATCTCCATCACCGACGAATCTGCCTTCGAAGTCGGCACCAATGTGGCGACCTCGCAGGGCTCGGTGGTGTACGAGAACGAGGTGATGCAGTTGATCCAGTACGCGCCGCTGACGGCCAAGGTCGCATCGCGGCCGCTGCTGATCGTGCCGCCCTGCATCAACAAGTTCTACATCCTGGACCTGCAGCCGGAGAATTCCTTCGTGCGCTTCGCCTGCGAGCAGGGCCTGACGGTGTTCCTCGTGTCCTGGCGCAACCCGGGCGCGGACCAGGGCCACCTCACCTGGGACGACTACCTCGCCGAAGGCGTGCTGAAAGCGATCGACGTCACGCACGAAATCAGCCGCGCCGACCAGCTCAATGCGCTGGGCTGGTGCGTGGGCGGCACCTTGCTGTCCTCCGCCGTGGCGGTGCTGCGCGCGCGCGGTGACGAGCGCGTGGCGAGCGTGACCCTGCTCACGACCATGCTGGACTTCACCGAGCCCGGCGACCTGGGCGCGCTGCTCGACGAGGCCGGCGTGCTGCAGCGGGAGATGAGCATCGGCCAGGGCGGCATCTACCCGGGCTCCGAGCTGGGCTTCGTGTTCCAGACGCTGCGCGCCAACGACCTGATCTGGCCTTACGTGGTGAACAACTACCTCAAGGGCAAGACGCCGGCGCCGTTCGACCTGCTGTACTGGAATGCCGACGCCACCAACCTGCCCGG from Ramlibacter agri encodes:
- a CDS encoding PHA/PHB synthase family protein; its protein translation is MTLFDISTIDRSFARYWEKQSDFWARTLSGQQPEGAADRRFPGEQWDRYPFNLLRQNYLLNSQFVDGVVDSAAMEPAQKHKLRFFSRQVVDAMSPANFAATNPDALQAMVDSRGETVQAGLANFMEDASRGRISITDESAFEVGTNVATSQGSVVYENEVMQLIQYAPLTAKVASRPLLIVPPCINKFYILDLQPENSFVRFACEQGLTVFLVSWRNPGADQGHLTWDDYLAEGVLKAIDVTHEISRADQLNALGWCVGGTLLSSAVAVLRARGDERVASVTLLTTMLDFTEPGDLGALLDEAGVLQREMSIGQGGIYPGSELGFVFQTLRANDLIWPYVVNNYLKGKTPAPFDLLYWNADATNLPGPMYAWYLRNMYLENRLRVPCELEMCGLPVDLGQLDMPSYVLATQEDHIVPWRSAYRTTGLVGGNCEFVLGASGHIAGVINPASKNKRSFWTGGQAGEDAEQWLATAESRAGSWWTHWAEWIQPLSGKQVAARKKLGNAKHPPIEAAPGRYVKVRTT